One Halostagnicola kamekurae DNA segment encodes these proteins:
- a CDS encoding helix-turn-helix domain-containing protein: MSTIAELTIPTDEFALRETLESVDDISVEIERVVAHGPDSVMPYLWISGDESSMANIDALLEDDPSVDEADLLTDLDEERLYRLNWIDDVTVIVHILTEEKATVLQAASEGQWWQFRVLFPERESLANTYDFAREQGFSLDIQKIHQLEEGREGRYGLTDAQYETLVSALEGGYYEIPRDTDMESLSDELDISHQALSERLRRAHRSLVEEAVTIGHDENGDAVEGVEPDATN; encoded by the coding sequence ATGAGTACGATTGCGGAACTAACGATTCCGACCGACGAGTTCGCGCTTCGGGAAACCCTCGAGTCGGTCGACGACATCTCCGTCGAGATCGAACGCGTCGTCGCCCACGGTCCCGATAGCGTCATGCCCTACCTCTGGATCTCCGGGGACGAATCGTCGATGGCGAATATCGATGCCCTCCTCGAAGACGATCCGAGCGTCGACGAGGCCGACCTCCTCACCGATCTCGACGAGGAACGGCTCTACCGGCTCAACTGGATCGACGACGTGACCGTGATCGTCCACATCCTGACCGAGGAGAAGGCGACGGTCCTACAGGCGGCAAGCGAGGGTCAGTGGTGGCAGTTTCGCGTGCTCTTTCCCGAACGGGAGTCGCTGGCGAACACATACGACTTCGCGCGCGAGCAGGGATTCTCGCTCGACATCCAGAAGATCCACCAACTCGAGGAGGGCCGAGAGGGGCGCTACGGCCTGACCGACGCTCAGTACGAAACGCTCGTCTCGGCGCTCGAGGGCGGTTACTACGAGATCCCGCGGGATACAGACATGGAGTCGCTCTCCGACGAACTCGACATCTCCCATCAGGCGCTCTCCGAGCGGCTCCGGCGGGCGCATCGCTCGCTCGTCGAGGAAGCCGTCACGATCGGTCACGACGAGAACGGCGACGCCGTCGAGGGCGTCGAGCCGGACGCGACGAACTAG
- a CDS encoding Mov34/MPN/PAD-1 family protein codes for MGLFDALFRSSEVLGIAEETLEFALESSAETHPNEYMGFLRGTEASALGLERDGLVITDVLVVPGTETNSVSATVRTNMIPNDVKALGSIHSHPNGVVRPSDADLETFGRGSVHVIIGAPYQRSDWRAFDSQGKPTQLNVLEVELPDAEEFFDFTQADIDEDLQWE; via the coding sequence ATGGGGCTGTTCGACGCGCTGTTTCGCTCGAGCGAGGTCCTCGGAATCGCCGAGGAAACGCTCGAGTTCGCACTCGAGTCCTCGGCGGAGACCCATCCCAACGAGTACATGGGCTTTCTCCGCGGGACCGAGGCGAGCGCGCTCGGACTCGAGCGAGACGGGCTCGTCATCACCGACGTGCTCGTCGTTCCGGGGACCGAGACCAACAGCGTCAGCGCGACCGTTCGAACGAACATGATTCCGAACGACGTCAAGGCGCTCGGGAGTATCCACTCCCACCCGAACGGCGTCGTTCGACCGAGCGACGCCGACCTCGAGACGTTCGGCCGCGGCAGCGTCCACGTCATCATCGGCGCGCCGTATCAGCGCTCGGACTGGCGGGCGTTCGATTCGCAGGGAAAACCGACGCAGTTGAACGTCCTCGAGGTCGAGCTACCCGACGCCGAGGAGTTCTTCGATTTCACACAGGCCGACATCGACGAGGATCTGCAATGGGAGTGA
- a CDS encoding NAD-dependent epimerase/dehydratase family protein yields MTAIAITGASGRVGREAIRAFPDDALTLFSHSESDDLETTTLEIEDRAAFAAGLADEDVLIHLAANADPRAEWDEVSGPNVEGVYNAFEAAAENGLERVVFASSNHAVNMGNTVSPIRPESTVGNPTAIRPDDPPAPDTYYGVTKVLGEAMGEYYADRTGIEVVSLRIGWLLSREELRAECADRDGAGERYARAMWLSPEDCRRVLRRAATCTLEASPVVAHGISRNADRFLSLTETMLALGYRPRDDSSDVLDDEPDDRAGLETG; encoded by the coding sequence ATGACAGCTATCGCGATCACGGGCGCGTCGGGACGCGTCGGCCGGGAAGCGATCCGAGCGTTTCCCGACGACGCGCTGACGCTGTTTTCCCACAGCGAGAGCGACGACCTCGAGACGACGACGCTCGAGATCGAAGACCGGGCGGCGTTCGCGGCGGGGCTGGCCGACGAGGACGTGTTGATTCACCTCGCCGCGAACGCCGATCCGCGGGCCGAGTGGGACGAGGTTTCGGGACCGAACGTCGAGGGCGTCTACAACGCCTTCGAGGCGGCCGCGGAGAACGGGCTCGAGCGCGTCGTCTTCGCGAGTTCGAACCACGCCGTCAACATGGGAAACACCGTCTCGCCGATCCGCCCGGAGTCGACCGTCGGGAATCCGACCGCAATCCGACCGGACGACCCGCCGGCCCCCGACACCTACTACGGCGTGACGAAAGTGCTCGGCGAAGCGATGGGCGAGTACTACGCCGACCGGACTGGGATAGAGGTCGTCAGCCTCCGAATCGGCTGGCTCCTCAGCCGCGAGGAGTTGCGCGCCGAGTGTGCCGACCGCGACGGCGCGGGCGAGCGCTACGCGCGTGCGATGTGGCTCAGTCCCGAGGACTGTCGGCGCGTCCTCCGGCGTGCGGCGACGTGTACGCTCGAGGCGTCGCCGGTGGTCGCACACGGCATCTCGCGGAACGCGGATCGATTCCTCTCGCTGACAGAAACGATGCTCGCGCTCGGTTACCGTCCGCGAGACGACTCGAGCGACGTGCTAGACGATGAACCCGACGATCGGGCCGGTCTCGAAACCGGCTAG
- the moaA gene encoding GTP 3',8-cyclase MoaA, translated as MLTDEFGRDVTGVRVSLTDRCNFDCVYCHNEGLGDTRGPMDPQDDEMGTDDVVRFLEVAAEFDVDAVKFTGGEPMLRQDLEEIIARTPDSMEVSLTTNGTFLPGRAPDLVEAGLERVNVSQDALDPEDFAAVTKSGAYERVLEGVDAALEAGLDPVKLNMVVFEHTAGYVPGMVDHVAENEGLQLQLIEYMPELTGNPEWAIDIERVHDWLAERADEIEHREMHDRKRYWIAADDAGAETDDAGDETSNESETGRGMVEIVDPVENPTFCANCHRVRVTHDGYLKGCLNRNDDLKPMGEMSKPEIRDAFRDVVEQRVPYYGEYMVRNDDGHWVVNESYLEDGPDTSAAEN; from the coding sequence ATGCTCACCGACGAGTTCGGACGCGACGTGACGGGGGTTCGCGTCTCGCTCACCGATCGGTGTAACTTCGACTGCGTCTACTGTCACAACGAGGGACTCGGCGACACCCGCGGACCGATGGACCCGCAGGACGACGAGATGGGGACCGACGACGTGGTCCGCTTTCTCGAGGTCGCCGCGGAGTTCGACGTAGACGCGGTGAAGTTCACCGGCGGCGAACCGATGCTCCGGCAGGACTTAGAGGAGATCATCGCTCGAACGCCCGATTCGATGGAAGTCTCGCTGACGACGAACGGAACTTTCCTTCCCGGTCGCGCGCCCGACCTCGTCGAGGCGGGCCTCGAGCGGGTCAACGTCTCGCAGGACGCCCTCGACCCAGAGGACTTCGCGGCGGTCACCAAAAGCGGCGCCTACGAACGAGTGCTCGAGGGCGTCGACGCGGCGCTCGAAGCCGGACTTGACCCCGTCAAGCTCAACATGGTCGTCTTCGAGCACACGGCGGGCTACGTGCCAGGAATGGTCGACCACGTCGCCGAAAACGAGGGCCTCCAGCTCCAGCTCATCGAGTACATGCCGGAGTTGACCGGCAATCCGGAGTGGGCGATCGATATCGAACGAGTCCACGACTGGCTCGCAGAACGGGCCGACGAGATCGAACACCGGGAGATGCACGACCGAAAGCGCTACTGGATCGCCGCCGATGACGCGGGTGCCGAAACCGATGACGCGGGCGACGAAACGTCGAACGAGTCGGAAACCGGCCGCGGCATGGTCGAGATCGTCGACCCCGTCGAAAACCCGACGTTCTGTGCGAACTGCCACCGAGTACGGGTCACTCACGACGGCTATCTCAAGGGCTGTCTCAACCGCAACGACGACCTCAAACCGATGGGAGAGATGTCCAAACCCGAGATCCGCGACGCGTTTCGCGACGTCGTCGAACAGCGGGTCCCCTACTACGGCGAGTACATGGTCCGGAACGACGACGGCCACTGGGTGGTAAACGAGAGCTACCTCGAGGACGGTCCCGACACCTCGGCGGCCGAGAACTAA
- a CDS encoding DUF6735 family protein, which yields MGHRALVAYRRPDHLYDLRYSHWGAADLEVAARIDADAPLGSGTVDSAVLADSVALERVLTGYLDPCAYEALYLVSTDFEVRSYRVCWLEWGDGRQQGRGAIVEVPSADDGRTLPVWFRATKTVLADAIEMGALSRRAAQSYLEARVAEERDGRVYTYRGTDGTDDDDGSDEFVPTPDQWLDEDDW from the coding sequence ATGGGACATAGAGCGCTCGTCGCCTACCGACGGCCCGACCACCTCTACGACCTCCGTTACAGTCACTGGGGCGCGGCCGACCTCGAGGTGGCAGCTCGGATCGACGCCGACGCGCCGCTGGGATCGGGCACCGTCGATTCGGCGGTGCTCGCCGACTCGGTCGCGCTCGAGCGCGTCCTCACGGGTTATCTCGATCCCTGCGCGTACGAGGCGCTCTATCTGGTCTCGACGGACTTCGAGGTCAGATCCTACCGCGTCTGCTGGCTCGAGTGGGGGGACGGCCGCCAGCAGGGCCGGGGAGCCATCGTCGAGGTGCCGTCTGCCGACGACGGTCGGACGCTTCCGGTCTGGTTTCGCGCCACGAAGACCGTCCTCGCGGACGCCATCGAGATGGGCGCGCTCTCGAGGCGCGCCGCCCAGTCGTATCTCGAGGCGCGAGTCGCCGAGGAGAGAGACGGCCGCGTCTACACCTATCGCGGAACGGATGGCACCGACGATGACGACGGTTCCGACGAGTTCGTGCCGACGCCGGACCAGTGGCTCGACGAGGACGACTGGTGA
- a CDS encoding SRPBCC domain-containing protein gives MITVEAFEEIDAPRAAVWETLLAFDSYPAWNPFVRSVVGLPVEGERLVVTVRPPGGRAMTFTPEVVAVETNRRLAWRGELGVPFVFDGYHEFRLEALDDGRRTRLLQRETFRGALVPVLLDRDGIERGFRAMNRALKTRVENASRHRTEAESRTKPSGSLRG, from the coding sequence ATGATAACTGTCGAGGCTTTCGAGGAGATCGACGCGCCTCGAGCGGCCGTCTGGGAGACCCTCCTCGCGTTCGATAGCTATCCCGCCTGGAATCCGTTCGTCCGCTCGGTAGTGGGGCTCCCGGTCGAAGGCGAACGCCTGGTGGTTACCGTTCGGCCGCCCGGCGGGCGCGCGATGACGTTCACGCCCGAGGTCGTCGCCGTCGAGACGAACCGACGGCTCGCGTGGCGCGGAGAGCTGGGCGTTCCCTTCGTATTCGACGGCTACCACGAGTTCAGGCTCGAGGCCCTCGACGACGGGCGACGGACGCGGCTGCTCCAGCGCGAGACGTTTCGGGGCGCGCTCGTCCCGGTACTGCTGGATCGGGACGGAATCGAACGCGGATTTCGGGCGATGAACCGCGCGCTCAAGACGCGAGTCGAGAACGCATCTCGGCACCGAACCGAGGCGGAATCGCGGACGAAGCCGAGCGGATCGCTGCGCGGCTAA
- a CDS encoding NAD(P)/FAD-dependent oxidoreductase, with amino-acid sequence MTDVIVVGGGPAGLSAAMFTQKNGLETTVFDTDGTWMHKAHLFNYLGLGSEDGTAFMATARRQVESYGVDLRQGEEVTDVSETDDGFAVETEDDSFESDYVVLATGANRELADSLGVAFDGDVVDVDITMETSVEDAYATGAMGRAEEWQAVISAGDGAAAALNILTKEKGEHYHDFDVPADADAAFGGMVDDE; translated from the coding sequence ATGACTGACGTAATCGTCGTCGGCGGCGGCCCCGCCGGACTGAGCGCAGCGATGTTCACACAGAAAAACGGCCTCGAGACGACCGTGTTCGACACCGACGGGACGTGGATGCACAAGGCCCACCTGTTCAACTACCTCGGGCTCGGCTCGGAGGACGGGACGGCGTTCATGGCGACGGCCCGCCGTCAGGTCGAAAGCTACGGCGTCGACCTCCGGCAGGGCGAGGAAGTGACCGACGTCTCCGAGACCGACGACGGGTTCGCGGTCGAGACCGAAGACGACTCGTTCGAGTCGGACTACGTCGTCCTCGCGACGGGAGCCAACCGCGAGCTCGCCGATTCGCTCGGCGTGGCGTTCGACGGCGACGTGGTCGACGTCGATATCACGATGGAGACGAGCGTCGAAGACGCCTACGCGACAGGAGCGATGGGACGCGCCGAGGAGTGGCAGGCGGTTATCTCCGCGGGCGACGGCGCGGCGGCAGCCCTGAATATTCTTACGAAGGAGAAGGGCGAACACTACCACGACTTCGACGTGCCCGCCGACGCCGACGCCGCGTTCGGTGGCATGGTCGACGACGAGTAG
- a CDS encoding DUF7519 family protein yields MSDVTRRPTAVSRAVAIGGAIVAVLAATMGSIYGFGIGVVGLAVLALGLAWGNRDAIDVGSLAIFAGVVAGGLQGESVELTVLATIGTVLAWDLGHDATDLGEQLGREAETARLEGVHVLSSLLIGLVAATLGYGVYVFAAGGQPIAAVVLFVLAGAALVVALGSSRDGGEWTESSSSRRR; encoded by the coding sequence ATGAGCGACGTCACCCGACGGCCCACGGCGGTTTCGCGGGCGGTCGCTATCGGCGGTGCGATCGTCGCCGTACTGGCCGCGACGATGGGGTCGATATACGGCTTCGGAATCGGCGTCGTCGGCCTGGCGGTGCTCGCGCTCGGACTCGCATGGGGCAACCGAGACGCTATCGACGTCGGCTCGCTGGCAATCTTCGCCGGCGTCGTCGCCGGTGGATTACAGGGAGAATCGGTCGAGTTGACCGTCCTCGCGACGATCGGAACGGTCCTCGCGTGGGACCTCGGCCACGACGCGACGGACCTCGGCGAACAGCTCGGCAGAGAGGCCGAGACGGCGCGCCTCGAGGGCGTCCACGTCCTCTCGAGTCTCTTGATCGGTCTCGTCGCGGCGACGCTCGGCTACGGCGTCTACGTCTTCGCGGCCGGCGGCCAGCCGATCGCGGCGGTCGTGTTGTTCGTCCTTGCGGGGGCCGCTCTCGTGGTCGCGCTGGGCTCGAGTCGCGATGGCGGCGAGTGGACGGAGAGTTCTAGCTCCCGTCGTCGTTAG
- a CDS encoding adenylyltransferase/cytidyltransferase family protein — protein sequence MTRSDADEGVRSAPQTVVAQGTFDILHPGHVHYLEQAAAMGERLVVIVARKSNVDHKERPICSARQRRDVVDALEVVDEAILGHEEDIFVPIEELEPDVIALGHDQHHDDEAIEAELARRGITCEVERADPREPAHDDELLSTRLIVDRILKRRG from the coding sequence ATGACGCGGAGCGACGCGGACGAGGGTGTCAGATCCGCTCCCCAGACGGTGGTCGCGCAAGGGACCTTCGACATCCTTCACCCCGGACACGTCCACTATCTGGAGCAAGCGGCGGCGATGGGCGAGCGACTCGTCGTCATCGTCGCCAGAAAGAGCAACGTCGACCACAAGGAACGGCCGATCTGCAGCGCTCGCCAGCGTCGCGACGTCGTCGACGCACTCGAGGTGGTCGACGAGGCGATCCTCGGCCACGAAGAAGACATCTTCGTCCCGATCGAGGAACTCGAACCGGACGTAATCGCGCTCGGTCACGACCAGCACCACGACGACGAGGCGATCGAAGCCGAACTCGCGCGACGGGGCATTACCTGCGAAGTCGAACGGGCCGATCCCCGAGAGCCGGCCCACGACGACGAACTCCTCTCGACGCGGCTGATCGTCGACCGGATCCTCAAGCGTCGCGGCTGA
- a CDS encoding DUF58 domain-containing protein, whose product MSVRTGWLALGLLSFLGGVAVLTGAIGLGVGHGTLVTVACGLLLGAVTTLSRRRGNREQTGTPDPERTYRVPAPGSSLADAIGQLRETQGIYTAHSRRFVDGLRTAVVAVLTRFEGRPVEEAQDRLETGEWTDDRRAAAFLSESVDPPSSSVRRRLSAALNRETTFRNGIRRTGASIARIGYGDGSTGSDPNSLPKYEETDTTQTDRDPRTTSKRVRGTEHARERSTGYWTGVGAVALLAVGIGTLAESPAVVLAGVVGVGYAGFARAFDPPVPRIALDRTVSNESPEPGDEVDVSLTVTNETDRLLPDLRLVDGVPPGLTVTDGTARIGTALRPNESVALEYTVTARRGTHEFDPALVLTRDPSRANERQVYVGEETSIVSAPVLRPIAAPVPLRATAASFAGRLQTTDGGTGTAFHSVREYRRNDPLNRIDWNRHARTGELATLEFHEERAARVVLLLDTRIDAYLAPSPDDRHAVDRSVAAAGRTAATLLENGDTVGLAAIGPGRSTAEEGASSKQEPCWLAPAAGRHHRVEFERLLATHSQFSAVAPKRGTQWFGQLRTLRRRFSAETQILFFSPLCDAGSLEIAQKLEARGYPVTVVSPDPTTDRTTAQQLAGVARRIRQFDLQRAGVPVVDWAAGESIDDAFARVDAGDIR is encoded by the coding sequence ATGAGCGTGCGCACCGGATGGCTCGCTCTGGGCCTTCTCAGTTTTCTCGGCGGCGTCGCCGTGCTGACCGGGGCTATCGGCCTCGGGGTCGGACACGGGACTCTCGTCACGGTCGCCTGCGGCCTGTTGCTCGGGGCCGTTACGACGCTCTCGAGACGTCGGGGTAACAGAGAACAGACCGGGACGCCGGATCCCGAACGCACCTATCGCGTACCCGCCCCCGGGTCGTCGCTCGCGGACGCGATCGGGCAACTTCGAGAGACCCAAGGGATCTACACCGCCCACAGTCGACGGTTCGTCGACGGGCTTCGGACCGCCGTCGTCGCCGTGCTCACGCGCTTCGAAGGGCGGCCCGTCGAGGAGGCGCAGGATCGACTCGAGACGGGCGAGTGGACCGACGACCGGCGGGCGGCGGCGTTCCTCTCCGAATCGGTCGACCCGCCCTCGAGTTCGGTCCGGCGACGCCTCTCGGCCGCGCTCAATCGCGAGACGACGTTTCGGAACGGGATTCGACGGACCGGTGCGAGCATCGCACGTATCGGGTACGGCGACGGATCGACCGGTTCCGACCCAAATTCGCTACCGAAGTACGAGGAAACCGATACCACGCAAACTGACCGGGATCCGCGGACGACGAGCAAACGCGTTCGCGGAACCGAACACGCTCGCGAGCGTTCGACCGGGTACTGGACCGGCGTCGGGGCCGTCGCGCTTCTCGCGGTCGGTATCGGCACTCTCGCCGAGTCCCCGGCGGTCGTTCTCGCGGGCGTCGTCGGCGTCGGATACGCTGGCTTCGCTCGCGCGTTCGACCCCCCGGTCCCGCGGATCGCTCTCGACCGAACGGTGTCGAACGAGTCACCCGAACCCGGCGACGAAGTGGACGTGAGCCTGACGGTCACCAACGAGACCGATCGGTTGCTCCCCGATCTCAGACTCGTCGACGGCGTGCCGCCGGGGCTGACCGTCACCGACGGCACGGCCCGGATCGGAACCGCGTTGCGACCGAACGAGTCGGTCGCGCTCGAGTACACCGTCACCGCTCGTCGCGGCACTCACGAGTTCGATCCCGCGCTCGTGCTCACGCGCGACCCGTCGCGAGCGAACGAGCGGCAGGTCTACGTCGGCGAGGAAACGTCGATCGTCTCCGCACCCGTCTTGCGTCCGATCGCTGCGCCCGTCCCGCTTCGGGCGACGGCGGCGTCGTTCGCGGGTCGCCTCCAGACGACCGACGGTGGCACCGGAACCGCGTTCCACTCGGTTCGGGAGTACCGGCGCAACGATCCGCTCAACCGGATCGACTGGAACCGCCACGCCCGAACGGGCGAACTCGCGACCCTGGAGTTCCACGAGGAGCGGGCGGCACGAGTCGTTCTCCTGCTCGACACCAGGATCGACGCCTATCTCGCGCCGTCACCGGACGACCGACACGCCGTCGATCGATCGGTCGCCGCTGCGGGACGAACCGCGGCGACGCTCCTCGAGAACGGCGACACCGTCGGACTCGCCGCGATAGGCCCCGGACGATCGACGGCCGAGGAGGGGGCCTCCTCGAAACAGGAGCCCTGCTGGCTCGCTCCGGCGGCGGGGCGACACCACCGCGTCGAGTTCGAACGGCTGCTCGCGACCCACTCGCAGTTTTCCGCCGTAGCGCCCAAACGCGGGACACAGTGGTTCGGTCAGCTTCGAACGCTCCGTCGGCGATTCTCCGCGGAAACGCAGATCCTCTTTTTCTCGCCACTGTGTGACGCGGGGAGCCTCGAGATCGCCCAGAAACTGGAGGCACGCGGCTACCCGGTGACGGTCGTTTCGCCGGATCCAACGACGGATCGAACGACCGCCCAGCAACTGGCGGGCGTCGCGAGACGCATCCGGCAGTTCGACCTGCAACGCGCCGGGGTTCCAGTCGTCGACTGGGCGGCCGGAGAGTCGATCGACGACGCCTTCGCTCGCGTCGACGCGGGTGATATCAGATGA
- a CDS encoding DUF7535 family protein encodes MATDVSESTGYGPNFEMSTLGYIVAVLIAILLLPLLPVVVVGYVLYRVLSTDDDERSRRGWKRNFGGAGDSS; translated from the coding sequence ATGGCTACCGACGTGTCCGAATCGACGGGCTACGGACCGAACTTCGAGATGTCGACGCTCGGCTACATCGTCGCCGTGTTGATCGCGATTTTGTTGTTGCCGTTGTTGCCCGTGGTCGTCGTCGGGTACGTCCTCTACCGGGTGTTGTCTACGGACGACGACGAACGATCGCGGCGCGGCTGGAAACGGAATTTCGGCGGCGCGGGCGATAGCTCCTGA
- a CDS encoding DUF4129 domain-containing protein, with amino-acid sequence MKNADQQVSRNDLALRIGAALAAIVSIGLVAATIRSPLETGGTGGSGGGEDGGSGVGGQSGFQSGGGESVPEFFEYLVYALLIVVAIAIAWYLLFHRRELLGMVAAVIAVVGVLVLLVWLFMELGGDPNLEPPNRSAGSQPGQGGGNPGQGERERTPISIGPLVGVLAVITAIFAGALVLTNRRSDGDELAASEESGLEDDIERAAVGEAAGRAATRIEAADDDVDNEVYRAWEEMTELLEVDRPETSTPGEFADAAIDAGLAREHVKDLTRLFEAVRYGGVETTAEMEARAVAVLREIETEYADDGDGSTDHVDGGTDGQTGGGT; translated from the coding sequence GTGAAAAACGCGGACCAACAGGTGTCCCGAAACGACCTCGCCCTCCGAATCGGTGCCGCCCTCGCCGCTATCGTCTCGATCGGACTGGTTGCTGCCACGATCCGATCACCGCTGGAAACGGGCGGCACCGGTGGATCCGGCGGGGGTGAAGATGGCGGTTCCGGTGTAGGTGGGCAATCGGGATTCCAATCGGGAGGTGGAGAAAGCGTCCCGGAGTTCTTCGAGTACCTCGTGTATGCGCTCCTCATCGTCGTCGCGATTGCCATCGCTTGGTACTTGCTCTTTCATCGGCGGGAGCTCCTCGGGATGGTCGCAGCAGTGATCGCGGTCGTTGGCGTTCTCGTCCTTTTGGTGTGGCTGTTCATGGAGCTCGGCGGGGACCCGAACCTCGAGCCGCCGAACCGCAGCGCCGGGTCACAACCGGGCCAGGGCGGAGGAAATCCAGGTCAGGGAGAGAGAGAGCGCACTCCGATTTCGATCGGACCGCTGGTGGGTGTGCTGGCGGTCATCACCGCGATCTTCGCCGGCGCGCTCGTGCTCACCAACCGGCGGTCCGACGGCGACGAACTCGCTGCGAGCGAGGAGTCCGGCCTCGAGGACGATATCGAACGCGCGGCCGTCGGCGAAGCGGCCGGTCGCGCTGCGACGCGGATCGAGGCGGCCGACGACGACGTCGACAACGAGGTGTACCGGGCCTGGGAGGAGATGACCGAGCTTCTCGAGGTCGATCGCCCGGAGACCAGCACGCCGGGCGAGTTCGCCGACGCGGCGATCGACGCCGGTCTCGCCCGCGAGCACGTCAAAGACCTGACTCGGCTGTTCGAAGCCGTCCGCTACGGCGGCGTCGAGACGACGGCCGAAATGGAAGCGCGTGCCGTCGCCGTCCTCCGCGAGATCGAAACCGAGTACGCCGACGATGGAGATGGGAGCACCGACCACGTGGATGGAGGCACTGACGGGCAGACCGGAGGTGGTACCTGA